The following coding sequences lie in one Monomorium pharaonis isolate MP-MQ-018 chromosome 1, ASM1337386v2, whole genome shotgun sequence genomic window:
- the LOC105830266 gene encoding cytochrome P450 4C1, whose translation MDFISLVLCTVCIIVISAILSIIYDQCVRQKFKNIPQTEGYPIIGSTLDLIKLSPYERTKWQISFMEKTRKEGIFIQWIGTMPLIWMFKPEYLEKILPSTVNITKGDDYNLIKPWLGNGLLTSTGQQWFHDRKLIGPTFHFTILDQFAVIQFEKAEILLKCIEKKRKENSGKAIDICPLLTNVALDIICETAMGVDINAQELDTPYTTALRNFTDLAMERFFRPWYWIDWLYFSLPAGKKYTSTVDTLHKFTTEVISKKKAERQSQSDHTDTKTEDDDINIGKKKRKAFLDLLLDQNEKTDTPLTDEELRSQVDTFLFAGHDTTSYAMIWALFLLGNNPQQQEKVHEELEEVFGDSDAPATTKDLAKLKYLERVIKETLRIFPSGAIISRKLIEDIKLDVGTIPKDNTVVISIFLVHRNPEVWPDPLKFDPDRFLPENSRDRNPYAYVPFSAGPRNCIGQKFALQEQKIILSTVLRKYKVKSMKTLDAIKYIVSVVLQPDEEVLVQFIPKK comes from the exons ATGGATTTCATTTCTTTGGTACTGTGCACTGTTTGCATTATTGTGATTTCCGCAATTCTGTCGATAATATATGACCAATGTGTTCgacagaaatttaaaaacattccCCAAACTGAAGGCTATCCTATTATTGGTTCAACActtgatttaataaaactgtcaCCATATG AACGTACGAAATGGCAAATATCGTTTATGGAGAAGACACGTAAAGAaggaatatttatacaatggATTGGAACCATGCCCCTTATTTGGATGTTTAAGCCAGAATATTTAGAG aaaattttacctAGCAccgtaaatattacaaaaggagatgattataatttaataaaaccttGGTTAGGCAACGGACTTTTAACATCTACAG GACAACAATGGTTCCACGATAGAAAACTCATCGGGCCAACGTTTCATTTTACTATATTGGATCAATTTGCTGTGATTCAGTTTGAAAAGGCAGAAATCTTATTAAAGtgtatcgaaaaaaaaagaaaggaaaattcAGGGAAAGCTATTGATATTTGCCCTCTATTAACCAATGTTGCCCTTGATATTATTTGTg AAACGGCAATGGGCGTTGATATAAATGCTCAAGAACTCGACACACCATATACAACGGCATTACGAAA ttttactgATTTAGCAATGGAGCGATTCTTTCGACCATGGTATTGGATTGACTGGTTGTACTTTTCATTACCTGCAGGAAAGAAGTATACATCAACAGTTGACACATTGCACAAATTCACAACagag gtaataagtaaaaaaaaggctGAACGACAATCGCAAAGCGATCATACGGACACTAAAACTGAGGATGATGATATCAATATAG gtaaaaagaaaagaaaagcatTTCTAGATCTACTATTAGATCAGAATGAGAAAACCGATACTCCTCTGACCGATGAAGAGTTGAGATCGCAAGTCGACACGTTTTTGTTTGCG GGACATGACACAACTTCATATGCGATGATTTGGGCACTCTTTCTCTTGGGCAATAATCCGCAGCAGCAGGAAAAAGTTCACGAAGAACTCGAAGAGGTTTTCGGAGATTCAGATGCACCAGCCACTACAAAGGATTTGGCGAAATTAAAGTATCTCGAAAGAGTCATAAAGGAAACGCTCCGAATATTCCCAAGTGGAGCTATAATCTCAAGAAAACTAatagaagatataaaattgG atgTTGGTACAATTCCAAAAGATAACACGGTcgtaatatcaatttttttggtaCATCGAAATCCAGAGGTTTGGCCGGATCCATTAAAATTCGATCCAGACCGCTTTCTTCCTGAAAACTCGAGAGATAGAAATCCGTACGCTTACGTTCCGTTCAGTGCTGGACCTAGAAACTGTATAGGTCAAAAATTCGCTCTACAAgaacagaaaattatattgagtACCGTTCtcagaaaatataaagtgaAAAGCATGAAAACGCTCGATGCAATTAAGTATATCGTCTCTGTCGTTTTACAACCAGATGAAGAAGTACTCGTACAGTTCATACCAAAGAAATGA
- the LOC105830256 gene encoding cytochrome P450 4C1, whose translation MDFISLVLCTVCIIVIFAVLSLLYEQYVTKQKFKNIPQTEGYPLIGSTLNLIKLPGHERSKWFLSFMEKTCKEGIFIQWLGPVPLIYLFKPEYLEKILPSTVNITKGSDYNLIKPWLGNGLILSTGQKWFHDRKLIGPTFHFTILEQFAIIQSEKAEILLKCIKKETEKYPGKAINIFPFLMRVALDIICETAMGVDIRVQETETKYTSALQEMSDLTVERFFTPWYWIDSLFYLLPAGKKFKSAIDILHKFTTEIISKKKAERKSQNDHTELKKDEDNDVNIGKKNRKAFLDLLLDQNEKSDTPMTDDELRSQVDTFMFAGHDTTSMAMTWALFLLGNNPEQQEKVHEELEEVFGDSDAPATATDLAKLKYLDRVIKETLRLFPSAPVISRELVEDVKLDVCTLPKGYTIVMGIFLAHRNPEVWPDPSKFDPDRFLPENSRDRSAYAYVPFSAGPRNCIGQRFALQEQKIILTAILRKYRVKSVKTLDEIKYAVSIVLRPNEEVLVHLTPKK comes from the exons ATGGATTTCATTTCTTTGGTACTGTGCACTGTTTGCATTATTGTGATTTTCGCAGTTCTGTCGTTATTGTATGAACAGTATGTTACtaaacagaaatttaaaaacattccTCAAACCGAAGGATATCCTCTTATTGGTTCAACACTAAACTTGATAAAACTACCGGGACAtg AACGCAGCAAATGGTTCTTGTCCTTTATGGAGAAGACATGTAAAGAAGGAATATTCATACAATGGCTTGGACCCGTGCctctcatttatttatttaagccAGAATATTTAGAG aaaattttacccagcacagtaaatattacaaaagggAGTGATTATAATCTGATAAAACCTTGGTTGGGCAATGGGCTTATTCTATCTACAG GTCAAAAATGGTTCCACGACAGAAAACTTATCGGGCCAACATTCCATTTTACTATATTAGAACAATTTGCTATAATTCAGTCTGAAAAGGCAGAAATCCTTTTAAAGTGTATCaagaaagaaacagaaaaatatccaGGAAAAGCCATTAATATCTTCCCTTTTTTAATGAGAGTTGCTCTTGATATTATCTGcg aaaCGGCTATGGGTGTGGATATACGTGTTCAAGAAACCGAAACTAAATATACATCAGCTTTACAGGA AATGTCCGATTTAACAGTGGAACGATTCTTTACACCATGGTATTGGATTGACtcgttgttttatttattgcccGCAGGGAAGAAGTTTAAATCAGCAATTGACATATTGCATAAATTTACGACAGag ataataagtaaaaagaaaGCTGAACGAAAATCACAAAACGACCATACGGAACTTAAAAAGGATGAGGATAATGATGTTAACATAG gtaagaaaaatagaaaagcgTTCTTAGATCTATTATTAGATCAGAATGAGAAATCAGACACACCCATGACCGATGATGAGTTAAGATCGCAAGTCGACACATTTATGTTTGCG ggACACGACACAACTTCAATGGCAATGACTTGGGCACTTTTTCTCTTGGGTAATAATCCAGAGCAACAGGAAAAAGTTCACGAAGAACTCGAAGAGGTTTTTGGAGATTCAGATGCACCAGCTACCGCAACGGATTTggcgaaattaaaatatctcgaCAGAGTCATAAAGGAAACACTCCGATTATTCCCGAGTGCACCTGTAATCTCAAGAGAACTAGTAGAAGATGTAAAATTGG atgttTGTACGCTTCCAAAAGGTTACACGATTGTAATGGGAATTTTTCTTGCACATCGAAACCCAGAAGTTTGGCCAGATCCATCGAAATTCGATCCGGACCGCTTTCTTCCTGAAAACTCGAGAGATAGGAGTGCGTACGCCTACGTTCCGTTCAGCGCTGGACCTAGAAACTGTATAGGCCAGAGATTCGCTTTACAAgaacagaaaattatattaactgcTATTCTTAGAAAATATAGAGTAAAAAGCGTGAAAACGCTCGACGAGATTAAGTATGCCGTTTCTATCGTTTTACGACCAAATGAAGAAGTACTTGTACATTTAACGCCGAAGAAATGA
- the LOC105830140 gene encoding cytochrome P450 4C1, producing MDLIFLILCTLCIIVIFAILSLVYEQYVTRQKFKNFPQIDEGSFIIGSTFELIKQSPYERTKWMISCMEKTRKEGIFVQWFGTMPIVWMFKPEYLEHILHSTVNITKGDDYDLLKPWLGNGLLTSTGQQWFHDRKLIGPTFHFTILDQFAVTQFEKAEILLKCIEKKREKNPEKPIDACPLLTNVALDIICETAMGVDIHAQENETEYTLALQEMSDLTLDRFFTPWYWIDWLYFSLPVGKKLKSKIDILHKFTTEVINKKRAERQSQSDYTEVKNVDDDIDIGTVRRREKQFLDLLLDQNKETDTPFTDDELRSQVDTLMFAGHDTTSYAMTWVLFLLGNNFEQQEKVHKELKEVFGDSDTPINAKDLSKLKYLDRVIKETLRIFPSAAIISRKLVEDVKLDKYTLAKDTTVILPILMTHRNPEIWPDPLKFDPDRFLPENSKDRNPYAYVPFSAGPRNCVGQKFALQEQKIILTTILRKYKVKSVKTIDMVKYVASVVLRPDEEILIHFTPKK from the exons ATGGATCTTATCTTTTTGATACTATGCACTCTTTGCATTATTGTGATCTTCGCAATTCTGTCGCTAGTATATGAACAATATGTTACtcgtcaaaaatttaaaaactttcccCAAATCGATGAAGGATCTTTTATTATTGGTTCAacttttgaattaataaaacaatcgcCATATG aacgTACGAAATGGATGATATCATGTATGGAGAAGACACGTAAAGAAGGAATATTTGTACAATGGTTTGGAACCATGCCTATTGTTTGGATGTTTAAGCCAGAATATTTAGAG CATATTTTACACAGCACCGTGAATATTACAAAAGGAGACGATTATGACTTGTTAAAACCTTGGTTGGGCAATGGACTTTTAACATCTACAG GTCAACAATGGTTCCATGATAGAAAACTTATCGGACCAACATTCCATTTTACTATATTAGATCAATTTGCTGTGACTCAGTTTGAAAAGGCAGAGATTCTTctaaaatgtatcgaaaaaaaaagagaaaaaaatccaGAGAAACCTATTGATGCTTGCCCTCTTTTAACCAACGTTGCTCTTGATATTATCTgtg AAACGGCCATGGGTGTGGATATACATGCTCAAGAAAACGAAACCGAATATACTTTAGCATTACAGGA AATGTCCGACTTAACATTGGATCGATTCTTTACACCATGGTATTGGATTGACTGGTTGTACTTTTCATTACCTGTAGGAAAGAAGTTGAAATCAAAAATTGACATATTGCATAAGTTTACGACAGAg gtaataaataaaaaaagggcTGAGCGACAATCGCAAAGCGATTATACGGAAGTAAAAAATGTGGATGATGATATTGACATAGGtact gtaagaagaagagaaaagcAGTTTTTAGATCTATTATTAGATCAGAATAAAGAAACTGATACTCCTTTTACCGATGATGAATTGAGATCGCAAGTCGACACGTTGATGTTTGCG ggGCATGACACAACTTCATATGCAATGACTTGGGTTCTCTTTCTTCTGGGCAATAATTTTGAACAACAGGAAAAAGTTCACAAAGAACTTAAAGAGGTTTTTGGAGATTCGGATACACCAATCAATGCAAAAGATctatcaaaattaaagtatctgGATAGAGTCATAAAGGAAACACTCCGGATATTCCCAAGTGCAGCTATAATTTCGAGGAAACTAGTAGAAGATGTAAAATTAG ataaatacaCGCTCGCAAAAGATACTACAGTTATACTACCAATTTTAATGACACATCGAAATCCGGAAATTTGGCCGGATCCATTGAAGTTCGATCCAGATCGCTTTCTTCCAGAAAACTCAAAAGATAGGAATCCGTACGCCTACGTTCCATTCAGCGCTGGACCAAGAAACTGTGTAGGCCAGAAATTTGCTCTACAAGAACAGAAAATCATATTAACTACTATTCtcagaaaatataaagtaaaaagcgTAAAAACAATCGATATGGTCAAGTATGTTGCCTCTGTCGTTTTACGACCTGATGAAGAAATACTCATACATTTCACGCCAAAGAAATGA
- the LOC105838258 gene encoding cytochrome P450 4C1 isoform X2, giving the protein MDFSSLILCTLCIIVIFAILSIVYEQYVTRQKFKNFPQIDEGSSIIASTFQLIKLSAYERTKWMLSCMEKTRKEGIFVQWFGITPMVWMYKPEYLEHILHSTVNITKGDDYELLKPWLGNGLITSTGQQWFHDRKLIGPTFHFTILDQFAVVQFEKAEILLKCIEKKREKNPEKPIDVCPLLTNVALDIICETAMGVDIHAQEVETKYTSALLEVSDLMFDRFFTPWYWIDWLYFSLPVGKKMKSRIDILHKFATEIINKKKTERQLESDHTEVKNEDDDMNIGKKKRKAFLDLLLDQNEKTDTPLTDDELRSQVDTFMFAGHDTTSYAMIWVLFLLGNNLEQQEKVHDELEEVFGNSETVNVKDLSKLKYLDRVIKETLRIFPSASVNTRKLVEEIKLDKYTIPKDTDVTIPIWLTHRNPEIWPDPLKFDPDRFLPENSKDRNPYAYVPFSAGPRNCVGQKFAIQEQKIILTTILRKYRVKSVKTIDTVKYISSIILRPIEEILIHFTPKK; this is encoded by the exons ATGGACTTTAGCTCTTTGATACTATGCACTCTTTGCATTATTGTGATTTTTGCAATTCTGTCGATAGTATATGAACAATATGTTACtcgtcaaaaatttaaaaactttcccCAAATTGATGAAGGATCTTCTATTATTGCTTCAACTTTccagttaataaaattatcagcATATg AACGCACAAAATGGATGTTATCATGTATGGAAAAGACACGTAAAGAAGGAATATTTGTACAATGGTTTGGAATCACGCCTATGGTTTGGATGTATAAACCAGAATATTTAGAG CATATTTTACACAGCACCGTGAATATTACAAAAGGAGACGATTATGAACTGTTAAAACCTTGGTTGGGCAATGGACTTATAACATCTACAG gTCAACAATGGTTTCACGATAGAAAACTCATCGGGCCAACATTCCATTTTACTATATTAGATCAATTTGCTGTGGTTCAGTTTGAAAAGGCAGAGATCCTTctaaaatgtatcgaaaaaaaaagagaaaaaaatccaGAGAAACCTATTGATGTTTGCCCTCTTTTAACTAATGTTGCTCTTGATATTATCTgtg AAACGGCCATGGGTGTGGATATACATGCTCAAGAAGTCGAAACCAAATATACATCAGCATTACTAGA AGTATCTGACTTAATGTTTGATCGATTCTTTACACCATGGTATTGGATTGACTGGTTGTACTTTTCATTACCTGTAGGAAAGAAGATGAAATCAAGAATTGACATATTGCATAAGTTTGCGACagag ataataaacaaaaaaaagactgAGCGACAATTGGAAAGTGACCATACAGAAGTAAAAAATGAGGATGATGATATGAACATAG gtaagaagaagagaaaagcGTTCCTAGATCTACTATTAGATCAGAATGAGAAAACCGATACTCCTTTGACCGATGATGAGTTGAGATCGCAAGTCGACACGTTTATGTTTGCG ggACACGATACAACTTCATATGCGATGATTTGGGTACTTTTTCTCTTGGGCAATAATCTTGAACAGCAAGAAAAAGTTCACGACGAACTCGAAGAGGTTTTTGGAAATTCGGAGACAGTCAATGTAAAAGATCTATCGAAATTAAAGTATCTTGATAGAGTTATAAAGGAAACGCTTCGAATATTTCCCAGTGCATCTGTAAACACGAGGAAACTagtagaagaaataaaattag ataagtACACAATTCCGAAAGACACCGATGTTACAATACCAATTTGGTTGACACATCGCAATCCGGAGATTTGGCCGGATCCGTTGAAGTTCGATCCAGATCGCTTTCTTCCAGAAAACTCAAAAGATAGAAATCCGTACGCCTATGTTCCATTCAGCGCTGGACCAAGAAACTGTGTAGGCCAGAAATTTGCTATACAAGAACAGAAAATCATATTGACTACTATCCTCAGAAAATATAGAGTAAAAAGCGTAAAAACAATTGATACCGTCAAATATATCTCCTCTATCATTTTACGACCTATCGAAGAAATACTGATACATTTCACGCCGaagaagtaa
- the LOC105838258 gene encoding cytochrome P450 4C1 isoform X1 codes for MRRMDFSSLILCTLCIIVIFAILSIVYEQYVTRQKFKNFPQIDEGSSIIASTFQLIKLSAYERTKWMLSCMEKTRKEGIFVQWFGITPMVWMYKPEYLEHILHSTVNITKGDDYELLKPWLGNGLITSTGQQWFHDRKLIGPTFHFTILDQFAVVQFEKAEILLKCIEKKREKNPEKPIDVCPLLTNVALDIICETAMGVDIHAQEVETKYTSALLEVSDLMFDRFFTPWYWIDWLYFSLPVGKKMKSRIDILHKFATEIINKKKTERQLESDHTEVKNEDDDMNIGKKKRKAFLDLLLDQNEKTDTPLTDDELRSQVDTFMFAGHDTTSYAMIWVLFLLGNNLEQQEKVHDELEEVFGNSETVNVKDLSKLKYLDRVIKETLRIFPSASVNTRKLVEEIKLDKYTIPKDTDVTIPIWLTHRNPEIWPDPLKFDPDRFLPENSKDRNPYAYVPFSAGPRNCVGQKFAIQEQKIILTTILRKYRVKSVKTIDTVKYISSIILRPIEEILIHFTPKK; via the exons ATGAGAAG AATGGACTTTAGCTCTTTGATACTATGCACTCTTTGCATTATTGTGATTTTTGCAATTCTGTCGATAGTATATGAACAATATGTTACtcgtcaaaaatttaaaaactttcccCAAATTGATGAAGGATCTTCTATTATTGCTTCAACTTTccagttaataaaattatcagcATATg AACGCACAAAATGGATGTTATCATGTATGGAAAAGACACGTAAAGAAGGAATATTTGTACAATGGTTTGGAATCACGCCTATGGTTTGGATGTATAAACCAGAATATTTAGAG CATATTTTACACAGCACCGTGAATATTACAAAAGGAGACGATTATGAACTGTTAAAACCTTGGTTGGGCAATGGACTTATAACATCTACAG gTCAACAATGGTTTCACGATAGAAAACTCATCGGGCCAACATTCCATTTTACTATATTAGATCAATTTGCTGTGGTTCAGTTTGAAAAGGCAGAGATCCTTctaaaatgtatcgaaaaaaaaagagaaaaaaatccaGAGAAACCTATTGATGTTTGCCCTCTTTTAACTAATGTTGCTCTTGATATTATCTgtg AAACGGCCATGGGTGTGGATATACATGCTCAAGAAGTCGAAACCAAATATACATCAGCATTACTAGA AGTATCTGACTTAATGTTTGATCGATTCTTTACACCATGGTATTGGATTGACTGGTTGTACTTTTCATTACCTGTAGGAAAGAAGATGAAATCAAGAATTGACATATTGCATAAGTTTGCGACagag ataataaacaaaaaaaagactgAGCGACAATTGGAAAGTGACCATACAGAAGTAAAAAATGAGGATGATGATATGAACATAG gtaagaagaagagaaaagcGTTCCTAGATCTACTATTAGATCAGAATGAGAAAACCGATACTCCTTTGACCGATGATGAGTTGAGATCGCAAGTCGACACGTTTATGTTTGCG ggACACGATACAACTTCATATGCGATGATTTGGGTACTTTTTCTCTTGGGCAATAATCTTGAACAGCAAGAAAAAGTTCACGACGAACTCGAAGAGGTTTTTGGAAATTCGGAGACAGTCAATGTAAAAGATCTATCGAAATTAAAGTATCTTGATAGAGTTATAAAGGAAACGCTTCGAATATTTCCCAGTGCATCTGTAAACACGAGGAAACTagtagaagaaataaaattag ataagtACACAATTCCGAAAGACACCGATGTTACAATACCAATTTGGTTGACACATCGCAATCCGGAGATTTGGCCGGATCCGTTGAAGTTCGATCCAGATCGCTTTCTTCCAGAAAACTCAAAAGATAGAAATCCGTACGCCTATGTTCCATTCAGCGCTGGACCAAGAAACTGTGTAGGCCAGAAATTTGCTATACAAGAACAGAAAATCATATTGACTACTATCCTCAGAAAATATAGAGTAAAAAGCGTAAAAACAATTGATACCGTCAAATATATCTCCTCTATCATTTTACGACCTATCGAAGAAATACTGATACATTTCACGCCGaagaagtaa
- the LOC105838258 gene encoding cytochrome P450 4C1 isoform X3 yields MLSCMEKTRKEGIFVQWFGITPMVWMYKPEYLEHILHSTVNITKGDDYELLKPWLGNGLITSTGQQWFHDRKLIGPTFHFTILDQFAVVQFEKAEILLKCIEKKREKNPEKPIDVCPLLTNVALDIICETAMGVDIHAQEVETKYTSALLEVSDLMFDRFFTPWYWIDWLYFSLPVGKKMKSRIDILHKFATEIINKKKTERQLESDHTEVKNEDDDMNIGKKKRKAFLDLLLDQNEKTDTPLTDDELRSQVDTFMFAGHDTTSYAMIWVLFLLGNNLEQQEKVHDELEEVFGNSETVNVKDLSKLKYLDRVIKETLRIFPSASVNTRKLVEEIKLDKYTIPKDTDVTIPIWLTHRNPEIWPDPLKFDPDRFLPENSKDRNPYAYVPFSAGPRNCVGQKFAIQEQKIILTTILRKYRVKSVKTIDTVKYISSIILRPIEEILIHFTPKK; encoded by the exons ATGTTATCATGTATGGAAAAGACACGTAAAGAAGGAATATTTGTACAATGGTTTGGAATCACGCCTATGGTTTGGATGTATAAACCAGAATATTTAGAG CATATTTTACACAGCACCGTGAATATTACAAAAGGAGACGATTATGAACTGTTAAAACCTTGGTTGGGCAATGGACTTATAACATCTACAG gTCAACAATGGTTTCACGATAGAAAACTCATCGGGCCAACATTCCATTTTACTATATTAGATCAATTTGCTGTGGTTCAGTTTGAAAAGGCAGAGATCCTTctaaaatgtatcgaaaaaaaaagagaaaaaaatccaGAGAAACCTATTGATGTTTGCCCTCTTTTAACTAATGTTGCTCTTGATATTATCTgtg AAACGGCCATGGGTGTGGATATACATGCTCAAGAAGTCGAAACCAAATATACATCAGCATTACTAGA AGTATCTGACTTAATGTTTGATCGATTCTTTACACCATGGTATTGGATTGACTGGTTGTACTTTTCATTACCTGTAGGAAAGAAGATGAAATCAAGAATTGACATATTGCATAAGTTTGCGACagag ataataaacaaaaaaaagactgAGCGACAATTGGAAAGTGACCATACAGAAGTAAAAAATGAGGATGATGATATGAACATAG gtaagaagaagagaaaagcGTTCCTAGATCTACTATTAGATCAGAATGAGAAAACCGATACTCCTTTGACCGATGATGAGTTGAGATCGCAAGTCGACACGTTTATGTTTGCG ggACACGATACAACTTCATATGCGATGATTTGGGTACTTTTTCTCTTGGGCAATAATCTTGAACAGCAAGAAAAAGTTCACGACGAACTCGAAGAGGTTTTTGGAAATTCGGAGACAGTCAATGTAAAAGATCTATCGAAATTAAAGTATCTTGATAGAGTTATAAAGGAAACGCTTCGAATATTTCCCAGTGCATCTGTAAACACGAGGAAACTagtagaagaaataaaattag ataagtACACAATTCCGAAAGACACCGATGTTACAATACCAATTTGGTTGACACATCGCAATCCGGAGATTTGGCCGGATCCGTTGAAGTTCGATCCAGATCGCTTTCTTCCAGAAAACTCAAAAGATAGAAATCCGTACGCCTATGTTCCATTCAGCGCTGGACCAAGAAACTGTGTAGGCCAGAAATTTGCTATACAAGAACAGAAAATCATATTGACTACTATCCTCAGAAAATATAGAGTAAAAAGCGTAAAAACAATTGATACCGTCAAATATATCTCCTCTATCATTTTACGACCTATCGAAGAAATACTGATACATTTCACGCCGaagaagtaa